CAGCTTCCTGAAACTGCTCCACTTTTAAGCGACAATGAAAAAATGAAAGAAGTATATTCGCCAAAACAATTTATTTCGAAACATTATGCTGTATTTGGGCTCATGGTTTCTACGCTACCGATTAGTTTTTTCTACGCTCAAACCGAATCGAATTATCGTATATTCGCTGAAAGTGTATTTCCAAATTTTCTATTCATACTTGTATTTATCTCAACTTGTAAAGCTGTCATGGAAGTTATTCTCCAGATTTTCCTTGTGAAATGGTCTGAACGATTTTCTATGCCTAAAATCATTGTTATTTCCTATACTTGCTATACGTTAGCTGCGATTGGCTACGGCTATTCCACAACAATATGGTCATTATTCTTCACATTACTCTTTTTAGTAATTGGGGAAAGTATCGCATTGAATCACTTACTGCGATTCGTTTCACAAATAGCTCCAAGTCATAGTCGCGGATTATATTTTTCTATATACGGTATACATTGGGATATTTCAAGAACTTGCGGGCCTTTTGTAGGAGCATTGTTATTAAGCAAATTAAGCGGTAGTACTCTATTTTATATTTGTGCCTTCTTATTAATAATTGGCGGTATCATTCAATCTGTTTTTGTTCAATCGTTAGAAAGAAACAAAGCAAAAGAGCTGTCCCTATAGGA
This Bacillus mycoides DNA region includes the following protein-coding sequences:
- a CDS encoding MDR family MFS transporter; amino-acid sequence: MNHLLKRYNKPILIRLFGELLVRTTEAMLAIIFIVHVNKALNGNVIVTMLLFGLQPLADIVFTLIAGGVTDKYGRKKIMLLGLLLQAFAVSGFVFAETVAFFALLYVVNGIGRSLYIPAQRAQIADLTKKEQQAEIFAVLHTTGAIGSVIGPLIGAFFYTSHPEYLFILQGVALTLYAILVWTQLPETAPLLSDNEKMKEVYSPKQFISKHYAVFGLMVSTLPISFFYAQTESNYRIFAESVFPNFLFILVFISTCKAVMEVILQIFLVKWSERFSMPKIIVISYTCYTLAAIGYGYSTTIWSLFFTLLFLVIGESIALNHLLRFVSQIAPSHSRGLYFSIYGIHWDISRTCGPFVGALLLSKLSGSTLFYICAFLLIIGGIIQSVFVQSLERNKAKELSL